Proteins co-encoded in one Cytobacillus sp. NJ13 genomic window:
- a CDS encoding fumarylacetoacetate hydrolase family protein, with protein MKFTRFEVKGAVHTGVTEGGIFKEIKGDIFGDWEYTGQSFSQDEAKQLAPLVPNQIIGIGANYVSAKSDLPETLPEIPVFFFKPVSSVIGPDEDIIIPEGIEEVKFESELAVVIGREAKNVAESDVLDYVFGYTVGNDVTAPQFFHNDGHWTIGKSFDTFTPIGPVIETDLDPCQIKVEAKLNGSEKQNSSTELMIIPIRKMISYLTNVMTLMPGDVILTGSPVGAEMVRSGAVIECEIKEIGTLRNTFAVARESAKTV; from the coding sequence ATGAAATTTACAAGATTTGAAGTTAAAGGGGCAGTACATACAGGAGTAACTGAGGGTGGCATATTTAAAGAAATTAAAGGTGATATTTTCGGAGATTGGGAGTATACTGGCCAGAGTTTTTCTCAGGATGAAGCTAAGCAGCTTGCTCCGCTGGTTCCAAATCAGATAATTGGAATTGGAGCTAACTATGTGTCAGCGAAATCAGATTTGCCTGAGACACTTCCTGAAATTCCTGTATTCTTCTTTAAGCCTGTATCTTCTGTTATAGGGCCTGATGAGGATATTATCATTCCTGAAGGCATTGAAGAGGTGAAATTTGAATCAGAACTGGCAGTGGTCATTGGCAGAGAAGCTAAAAATGTAGCAGAGTCAGATGTGCTTGATTATGTTTTTGGCTATACAGTAGGTAATGATGTTACTGCACCGCAATTCTTCCATAATGATGGGCATTGGACAATTGGCAAATCCTTTGACACATTTACACCGATTGGACCGGTAATCGAAACAGACCTGGATCCATGTCAGATTAAAGTGGAAGCAAAATTAAACGGCTCAGAGAAGCAGAACAGCAGCACAGAATTAATGATTATCCCAATCCGAAAAATGATTTCCTACCTGACTAATGTCATGACTCTGATGCCAGGTGACGTAATCCTTACAGGAAGTCCTGTTGGAGCTGAGATGGTTAGGTCAGGCGCTGTTATCGAATGTGAGATTAAAGAGATTGGAACTCTGCGGAATACCTTTGCAGTAGCACGTGA